A region of Notolabrus celidotus isolate fNotCel1 chromosome 4, fNotCel1.pri, whole genome shotgun sequence DNA encodes the following proteins:
- the LOC117812061 gene encoding acylphosphatase-2-like isoform X5, with translation MSEGESAGTNLVSVDFEIFGHVQGVCFRMYTEKEGLQLGLVGWVKNTYGGTVVGQVQGPADMVEEMKVWLSKEGSPTSRITRASFTNQRSIVKLEMSGFKTRF, from the exons aTGTCTGAAGGTGAATCAGCAGGAACCAATCTGGTGTCTGTGGACTTTGAAATATTTGGTCATGTTCAAG GAGTGTGTTTCAGAATG tacACAGAGAAGGAGGGTCTGCAGCTGGGTCTGGTCGGCTGGGTAAAGAACACTTACGGTGGGACGGTGGTGGGACAGGTTCAGGGTCCAGCTGACATGGTGGAGGAGAT GAAGGTGTGGTTGAGTAAAGAGGGAAGTCCAACCAGTCGGATCACCAGAGCCTCCTTCACCAATCAGAGATCTATCGTCAAGCTGGAGATGTCCGGCTTCAAGACTCGCTTCTGA
- the LOC117812061 gene encoding acylphosphatase-2-like isoform X7, whose amino-acid sequence MVMTCLGVCFRMYTEKEGLQLGLVGWVKNTYGGTVVGQVQGPADMVEEMKVWLSKEGSPTSRITRASFTNQRSIVKLEMSGFKTRF is encoded by the exons GAGTGTGTTTCAGAATG tacACAGAGAAGGAGGGTCTGCAGCTGGGTCTGGTCGGCTGGGTAAAGAACACTTACGGTGGGACGGTGGTGGGACAGGTTCAGGGTCCAGCTGACATGGTGGAGGAGAT GAAGGTGTGGTTGAGTAAAGAGGGAAGTCCAACCAGTCGGATCACCAGAGCCTCCTTCACCAATCAGAGATCTATCGTCAAGCTGGAGATGTCCGGCTTCAAGACTCGCTTCTGA